In the Glycine max cultivar Williams 82 chromosome 6, Glycine_max_v4.0, whole genome shotgun sequence genome, tgtgtttttaatattattttcttctataattGGGGGTTAATAGTGTAGGGAAatagataaaagagagaaactCAAAATGTGATAAGTTAtatgagaaaaaggaaaaagaaaaaattcaatgtCATCCATATATAAACGAGGAAATGGAAGTACGGTGAAAAGTAAAGAGAATTAGCAGTGTTATTGGTGGGTTTAGGAAGTACTAACAGGAAATGGCTGTGATCCCGTGTCACTGTTACCGTTCCGTCGGATCCGACAAACCCTACCTCTCTGGTCAGAGTCTCCGCCGTTGCGCTCCTTCCCCCGCCGTCTCCGTTTCATTTCGACGCCGAATATCATGCGTCGCCTCTTCCGCTGTCGCTCGTAAGCCTACTCTACTCTTCCTTATCCATTTCCGATTCTTAACACTTTCACATTCCCactctattttcaattttcaacttcaacttccatGTCATCTAATTCGTATTGCATATTTAAATTGCATCGGATTAGGGTTTAAGAAATGCAATGTGCTTTCTGTGAGATGATTGATGTTTATAATCTGTTAAGCTCTAAGTGTATTTGTCTAATGCACTAGTTGAGACTTGAGAAGCATTATCGATTTAATTTCTAGATGCATGTTTTGGGGTTTGAAGAAGTGACAAACAGGTTTGACTTCTGACTTCGATTCTTTTGTTCTGCAGAGAAAGTTGGGCTGAAAGATTTTCTTCACTTGGATGATTTTGATAAGGATACTATTTTGAAGATGTTGGACCGGGCCCTTGAGGTCAAGGCATTGCTGAAGTCAGGGGACAGGTCATTTCGGCCTTTTGAGGGGAAGACAATGGCAATGATATTTACAAAGCCGTCCATGAGAACACGTGTTTCGTTCGAGACTGGCTTTACATTGTTAGGTGGCCATGCTATATATTTAGGACCCGATGACATCCAAATGGGCAAGCGAGAGGAGACTCGTGACATTGCTCGTGTTTTGTCTCGCTATAATGACATCATTATGGCTCGTGTTTTTGCTCATAAGGTATGCTGGTGACCGGTGAATGTGacttactttatttcatttgGCCATTGGACTACAGTTACTCATGTTTATGGTTAGTGAAGAATTATCTCTGCCTCTAATATTTGTGGCATGTGCCATTGGCAATGTATAATGTTGGATTACATGTAATGCTAACATGAGACCTTGAGgtgaattaactattttttattattaacatcCCCACAGCCGTGaactaatttctaattttcatatctattaaaattttaatgcaCTTAGTATCACAATGATAGAAGCTGCTTTGCATTTGTGTGCTTTGTCATCTCATTGGTTTGGGAGgaatttttatgtgttcaatcaTTATGACAGAAAACGAAAAATGAGCACTTTTGGGTTaccattttttttgtgttaaaaaaactgTAGGACATACTTGATCTTGCAAAATATGCTACTGTGCCAGTCATCAATGGGTTGACAGACTACAACCATCCCTGCCAGATAATGGCTGATGCCCTTACCATGGTTGAGCACATAGGTCGGTTTGAAGGTACAAAGGTCAGGTTATGTTGTTTGTCTTGAAGATTTTGCTTCTTCCTAATTCGTGGTGGCATTCGTAAGGGAGTTGTTGTCTGACTGTTTTCTGCAATACAAATGTCAGGTGGTCTACATTGGAGATGGAAATAATATTGTTCACTCATGGTTGTTGATGGCATCTGTAATTCCCTTTCACTTCGTCTGTGCATGTCCAAAAGGATTTGAACCCGATGCAAAAACAGTTGAGAAGGCAAGGAAAGCTGGAATCAGCAAGATTGAGATAACCAATGATCCCAAAGAAGCTGTTAAAGGAGCTGATGTTGTGTATTCAGATGTCTGGGCCAGCATGGGGCAAAAGGAAGAAGCTGAATACCGTCGCCAAGTTTTTAAAGGATTTCAGGTACTTTACATAATATTTCTGTCATTATTTTCTTACAGCCATCTAATCAAATGGTACAGATGGGGTGGTTAGTGCAGAGATCATAGgtt is a window encoding:
- the LOC100796780 gene encoding ornithine carbamoyltransferase, chloroplastic; translation: MAVIPCHCYRSVGSDKPYLSGQSLRRCAPSPAVSVSFRRRISCVASSAVAQKVGLKDFLHLDDFDKDTILKMLDRALEVKALLKSGDRSFRPFEGKTMAMIFTKPSMRTRVSFETGFTLLGGHAIYLGPDDIQMGKREETRDIARVLSRYNDIIMARVFAHKDILDLAKYATVPVINGLTDYNHPCQIMADALTMVEHIGRFEGTKVVYIGDGNNIVHSWLLMASVIPFHFVCACPKGFEPDAKTVEKARKAGISKIEITNDPKEAVKGADVVYSDVWASMGQKEEAEYRRQVFKGFQVNQNLMDLAGSKAFFMHCLPAERGVEVTDEVIEAPNSIVFPQAENRMHAQNAVMLHVLGK